In Fibrobacter sp. UWH6, a single genomic region encodes these proteins:
- a CDS encoding YbbR-like domain-containing protein: MGNIVIKITALVFGIALWFLVISQKDFQLSMEVPLHFVKLHENMAIASKPPHTLHITVEGKSWDLIRLRHQMNKDKQNSVAMVVDLQNAELGGTRIHLDAHNFVAPGFPDIRFVEPDNQLIFIDLEIDTRIVRNVPIKSNVNFNAAQGYLLADDPAILPEELKVSGARNALTRIIDIPTDSVNYDTLRKSGKFKVPLNFASLPSFVKPSDSTVTIAVNIQKMDSKTFQNIPVSLIGFFDKKIYSLNPDTVSVEITGGEQVLDSISSKDIELILEFNRFAIEDADSLAPTVKLTLPPSVNREMSIKAIQIKPEKVRLNKVEVKPAVTENPEETVQEATP, translated from the coding sequence ATGGGAAATATCGTAATAAAGATAACAGCACTAGTCTTTGGCATAGCCCTCTGGTTTCTTGTCATTTCACAGAAGGACTTCCAGCTTTCCATGGAAGTTCCCCTGCACTTCGTGAAACTTCACGAGAACATGGCCATCGCCTCTAAACCGCCCCACACCTTGCACATTACCGTAGAAGGCAAGTCCTGGGATTTGATCCGTCTGCGCCACCAGATGAACAAGGACAAACAGAATTCCGTAGCCATGGTGGTAGACCTGCAGAACGCCGAACTAGGCGGAACCCGAATCCACCTGGACGCCCACAACTTCGTGGCCCCCGGATTCCCCGACATCCGCTTTGTGGAACCCGACAACCAGCTTATCTTTATCGACCTGGAAATCGACACCCGCATCGTCCGTAACGTTCCCATCAAGTCTAACGTAAATTTCAACGCCGCCCAGGGTTACCTGCTGGCCGACGATCCCGCCATCCTCCCCGAAGAGCTTAAGGTTTCCGGCGCCCGTAATGCCCTCACCCGCATTATCGACATTCCCACAGACTCTGTCAACTACGATACCCTCCGTAAGAGCGGCAAGTTCAAAGTCCCCCTGAATTTCGCATCTCTTCCATCCTTCGTAAAGCCCAGCGATTCCACAGTGACCATCGCCGTGAACATCCAGAAGATGGACAGCAAGACTTTCCAGAATATTCCCGTCAGCCTGATTGGTTTCTTCGACAAGAAGATCTACTCCCTGAACCCCGACACCGTATCCGTAGAAATTACCGGCGGCGAACAGGTACTGGATTCCATCTCGTCAAAGGACATCGAACTGATACTGGAATTCAACCGATTTGCAATTGAAGACGCCGACAGCCTGGCCCCCACCGTCAAGCTTACGCTGCCCCCCAGCGTAAACCGCGAAATGTCCATCAAGGCTATCCAGATCAAGCCCGAAAAGGTTCGCCTGAACAAGGTAGAAGTCAAGCCGGCCGTCACCGAGAATCCCGAAGAAACAGTCCAGGAGGCCACACCATGA
- the recJ gene encoding single-stranded-DNA-specific exonuclease RecJ — protein MTFGVTEERLATSISHSLRIPHVVARFLVARGITSAADAHRMLCGSKDDVLDPFGIMGMEDAVNWLLDVREKGGKVFVFGDYDLDGMTAVTLMTRALAEIGMESDWRLPNRFGDGYGLSMSAVDEMYEAGARYVVTVDTGITANAEIAHAKELGMAVMVIDHHQPSGDGLPVCDVLLDPHQEGDTYQNPELCGVGVSYKFVCALYSRLGRPVPEKFLDLVALGTLADLVQMTPENRCFTKAGLKNLESSSWPGLQEMYGNLMKPHSAVGGIDVMYKFAPILNAPGRMERPDPALKLLLSPNRASANALLAELRDWNARRKQKEAEITEMAMEQVRAVYGERIPTVIVVAGEKWHVGVIGIVAAKLAQEFHRPSAVMSVCDGMAHASARAVPGFNWHKALFESKDLFDRWGGHANAAGFSLPADKVDELRARLERSAEVQGYTGEEELQEEAYPYDIEVSLHELEVEAGQYMPTKGIPFAQNQMLRPMITVLDFFDMMEPFGGNFPSPTFRAAGVRVHRMRELKGGHLQMDISQAGSRVFPAIAFGLRKNKNLLTRGELVSVFFEPTWNYFNGKKTLQLCIKAIE, from the coding sequence ATGACTTTTGGCGTAACAGAAGAACGCCTGGCGACGTCTATCTCGCACAGCCTCAGGATCCCCCATGTGGTGGCCCGATTCCTGGTGGCCCGCGGAATTACTTCTGCGGCCGATGCCCACCGCATGCTCTGCGGTAGCAAGGATGATGTGCTGGACCCCTTTGGAATCATGGGGATGGAAGACGCAGTCAACTGGCTTCTGGATGTGCGCGAAAAAGGTGGCAAGGTTTTCGTCTTTGGTGACTACGACCTGGACGGTATGACTGCCGTGACCTTGATGACTCGTGCCCTGGCTGAAATCGGCATGGAGTCTGACTGGCGCCTGCCTAACCGCTTCGGTGATGGCTACGGCCTTTCTATGTCGGCGGTAGACGAGATGTACGAAGCTGGCGCCCGCTATGTGGTGACTGTCGATACGGGTATTACCGCCAACGCCGAAATTGCTCACGCCAAGGAACTGGGAATGGCGGTCATGGTGATCGACCATCATCAGCCTTCTGGCGATGGCCTCCCGGTTTGCGATGTTCTTCTGGATCCCCATCAGGAAGGCGATACCTACCAGAACCCTGAACTTTGCGGCGTGGGTGTTTCCTATAAGTTTGTCTGTGCTCTGTACTCCAGGCTCGGACGTCCCGTTCCCGAAAAATTCCTGGACCTGGTGGCTCTTGGAACTCTGGCCGACCTGGTTCAGATGACTCCCGAGAATAGATGCTTTACCAAGGCTGGCCTCAAGAATCTTGAGAGCAGTAGCTGGCCCGGCCTTCAGGAAATGTATGGCAACTTGATGAAGCCCCACAGCGCCGTGGGCGGCATCGACGTGATGTACAAGTTTGCCCCCATCCTCAATGCCCCCGGTCGAATGGAACGTCCGGATCCGGCACTTAAGCTTTTGCTGAGCCCCAACAGAGCCAGCGCCAATGCCCTGCTGGCGGAACTTCGCGACTGGAACGCCCGCCGCAAGCAGAAGGAAGCGGAAATCACCGAGATGGCCATGGAACAGGTTCGCGCTGTCTATGGCGAACGTATTCCCACCGTGATTGTGGTGGCCGGTGAAAAGTGGCATGTGGGTGTGATCGGTATCGTGGCTGCCAAGCTGGCCCAGGAATTCCACAGACCCTCCGCCGTCATGTCGGTTTGTGATGGTATGGCCCACGCCAGTGCCCGCGCTGTTCCCGGCTTTAACTGGCACAAGGCCCTTTTCGAATCCAAGGATTTGTTTGACCGTTGGGGTGGCCACGCCAACGCCGCCGGCTTCTCTCTCCCTGCCGACAAGGTGGATGAACTCCGCGCCCGTCTGGAACGCTCTGCCGAAGTTCAGGGCTACACCGGCGAAGAGGAATTGCAGGAAGAAGCCTACCCCTACGATATTGAAGTTTCTCTCCACGAACTTGAAGTGGAAGCTGGACAGTACATGCCCACCAAGGGAATCCCCTTCGCCCAGAACCAGATGCTGCGTCCTATGATCACGGTGCTGGACTTCTTCGATATGATGGAACCCTTCGGCGGTAACTTCCCGTCTCCGACCTTCCGTGCCGCCGGCGTCCGCGTACACAGGATGCGTGAACTGAAGGGCGGACACCTGCAGATGGATATCTCCCAGGCGGGTAGCCGCGTGTTCCCGGCCATCGCCTTCGGCCTCCGCAAGAACAAGAACTTGCTGACTCGCGGTGAACTGGTCTCCGTGTTTTTCGAACCCACCTGGAACTACTTCAACGGCAAGAAGACCCTGCAACTTTGCATCAAGGCCATCGAGTAG
- a CDS encoding biotin--[acetyl-CoA-carboxylase] ligase gives MFSTEPNFDRWKLTGFAGQNAYLLETVESTHSLMKQQAATGKIQPGALVVANQQTAGRGRHERTWASPANENLYFNILIPLEGIALSKAPQITQVAALTFAETFRDIQDESGTAPQLGRVTVKWPNDILCGKSKFCGILAEIVFVPGETVDGKRQPPRPAVNMGIGINVNSDPANYAFLNRPVTTLKEIAGGRQINREKLLQALVGNLERAIGQFRAFGLSPWIEAWRKMDQFIGARGTIVVNNNCTDENRDSGAGSIKKSGRILDMQPDGSLLFETDDGTVETVYSADLEI, from the coding sequence ATGTTTTCTACGGAACCAAATTTTGACCGCTGGAAACTGACCGGCTTCGCCGGCCAGAACGCATACCTTTTGGAGACAGTCGAGAGTACACACTCTCTTATGAAACAGCAGGCAGCCACGGGCAAAATACAGCCTGGCGCCCTCGTTGTCGCCAACCAGCAAACCGCAGGCCGAGGCCGCCACGAACGCACATGGGCCTCCCCCGCCAACGAGAACCTCTATTTCAACATCCTGATTCCGCTAGAGGGAATCGCCCTCTCCAAGGCACCGCAAATCACTCAGGTCGCCGCCCTCACCTTCGCAGAAACATTCCGCGACATCCAGGACGAATCCGGCACCGCACCGCAGCTGGGACGCGTCACCGTCAAGTGGCCCAACGACATCCTCTGCGGCAAGAGCAAGTTCTGCGGCATCCTGGCAGAAATCGTCTTTGTACCCGGCGAAACCGTAGACGGCAAGCGCCAACCGCCCAGACCCGCAGTCAACATGGGCATAGGCATCAACGTCAACAGCGATCCCGCAAACTACGCCTTTCTAAACCGCCCCGTCACCACCCTAAAAGAAATCGCAGGCGGCCGCCAGATCAACCGCGAAAAATTACTGCAGGCCCTCGTAGGTAACCTGGAGCGTGCCATAGGCCAGTTCCGCGCCTTCGGACTTTCTCCCTGGATTGAAGCCTGGCGCAAGATGGACCAGTTCATCGGCGCCCGGGGCACCATCGTGGTCAACAACAACTGCACCGACGAAAACCGCGACAGCGGCGCAGGCTCCATCAAAAAATCGGGCCGCATTCTCGACATGCAACCCGACGGAAGTCTACTATTCGAAACCGACGACGGCACCGTAGAAACGGTCTACTCCGCCGACCTTGAAATTTGA
- the tsaD gene encoding tRNA (adenosine(37)-N6)-threonylcarbamoyltransferase complex transferase subunit TsaD — translation MIWLGIESSCDETACAILQDDPLKVLSNPLYSQIDEHALYGGVVPEIAARAHLQKIVPVAEAAVKEAGIKMEDIDAIAYTTGPGLMGPLLVGASFAKGLARDLQIPAYGINHLEGHLAAAWLSHPEIEPPFLTLTVSGGHTELVLEEPGFKYTSIGRTRDDAAGEAFDKCGKLLGLKYPAGATISKLGANGNRKFVEFPRALRSHDNCEFSFSGLKTAVLRYTETHDPEYIQQNLGDICASLEDAIVDSLVTKTINALKKTKMKTLVMGGGVSANAWLRTRLQDYCGKHGIKFLVPDRSLSTDNGAMIAAAAIRRVRQNMLTSIDVVKPWMPLAQ, via the coding sequence ATGATTTGGCTTGGAATTGAATCCAGCTGCGACGAAACAGCCTGCGCCATCTTGCAGGATGACCCGCTGAAAGTGCTTTCCAACCCGCTGTACAGCCAGATCGACGAACACGCCCTCTATGGCGGCGTGGTTCCCGAAATCGCAGCCCGCGCCCACCTGCAGAAAATTGTTCCCGTCGCCGAAGCCGCCGTCAAGGAAGCAGGCATCAAGATGGAAGACATCGACGCCATCGCCTACACCACAGGCCCGGGCCTTATGGGACCTCTCCTTGTGGGCGCAAGCTTCGCCAAGGGTCTTGCCCGCGACTTGCAGATTCCCGCCTACGGCATCAACCACCTGGAAGGCCACCTGGCTGCCGCCTGGTTGAGCCACCCCGAAATCGAGCCGCCCTTCCTGACACTTACGGTATCCGGCGGCCACACGGAACTGGTGTTGGAAGAACCGGGATTCAAGTACACAAGCATCGGACGCACCCGCGACGACGCTGCCGGCGAAGCCTTCGACAAGTGCGGAAAGCTTCTGGGTCTCAAGTACCCTGCAGGCGCCACCATCAGCAAGCTGGGTGCCAATGGCAACCGCAAGTTCGTCGAATTTCCCCGAGCCCTCCGCTCCCACGACAACTGCGAATTTTCCTTTAGCGGCCTGAAGACCGCCGTGCTGCGCTATACCGAAACTCACGATCCGGAATACATCCAGCAGAACCTGGGCGACATCTGCGCCTCCCTGGAAGACGCCATCGTGGATAGCCTGGTGACCAAGACCATCAACGCCCTCAAGAAGACCAAGATGAAGACTTTGGTCATGGGCGGTGGTGTCAGTGCCAACGCCTGGCTCCGCACCCGACTGCAAGACTATTGCGGCAAACACGGCATCAAGTTCCTAGTTCCCGACCGCAGCCTCAGTACCGACAACGGCGCCATGATCGCCGCTGCAGCCATCCGCCGAGTCCGCCAGAATATGCTGACCTCCATTGACGTAGTCAAGCCCTGGATGCCTCTAGCCCAGTAG
- the gpmI gene encoding 2,3-bisphosphoglycerate-independent phosphoglycerate mutase, protein MLKKLSNFPGIKGPVVTIVMDGYGFNPNEQGNAIAAARKPTLDALFAKYPNVLLNAHGRAVGMPTNEDMGNSEVGHNAIGAGQVYNQGAALVQDAIVSGDIFGRDAWKEISANVREKNSVLHFIGLFSDGNVHSNISHLKAMVAQAKKESVKTVRVHILLDGRDVPETSALDYVGPFEQFLAELRSPEFDVCIASGGGRMQITMDRYNANWKMVELGWKTHVLGEGRMFASAKQAIETLRGETKAIDQDLPPFVIAANGQPVGTINDGDSVVFFNFRGDRAIEITRAFEEESFNEFDRVRFPKVCYAGMLQYDGDLKLPNRFLVPPPAIKETSGEWFAETGVKQFACSETQKYGHVTYFWNGNRSSKFDGETYLEIESDVVPFEQRPWMKAAEVTDAMIEAIKSGKYQTLRCNYPNGDMVGHTGSFRAATMAIEAVDIGLARLLPVIDAAGGVALITADHGNADEMYEIDKKTGMPKVNKDGSFKAKTSHTLNKVPCILYDNVTGGKLGLKEGNWGLSNLAATTANLMGFEKHEAWDDSMLIVK, encoded by the coding sequence ATGCTTAAGAAGCTTTCCAACTTCCCTGGTATCAAGGGTCCCGTTGTCACTATCGTGATGGACGGTTACGGTTTCAACCCCAACGAACAGGGCAACGCTATTGCCGCTGCTCGTAAGCCCACTCTGGACGCCTTGTTCGCCAAGTACCCCAACGTTCTTCTGAACGCTCACGGCCGCGCCGTGGGTATGCCCACCAACGAAGACATGGGTAACTCCGAAGTCGGTCATAACGCTATCGGTGCTGGCCAGGTCTATAACCAGGGTGCAGCCCTCGTTCAGGACGCAATCGTTTCTGGCGATATCTTCGGCCGCGACGCATGGAAGGAAATCTCCGCCAACGTTCGTGAAAAGAACTCCGTTCTTCACTTCATCGGCCTCTTCTCCGACGGTAACGTTCACTCCAACATTTCTCACCTGAAGGCCATGGTGGCCCAGGCCAAGAAGGAATCCGTCAAGACCGTTCGCGTTCACATCCTCCTGGATGGCCGTGACGTTCCGGAAACCTCCGCTCTCGATTATGTCGGCCCGTTTGAACAGTTCCTTGCAGAACTCCGCTCTCCGGAATTCGACGTTTGCATCGCTTCTGGCGGTGGCCGTATGCAGATCACCATGGACCGTTACAACGCTAACTGGAAGATGGTTGAACTTGGCTGGAAGACCCACGTTCTGGGCGAAGGCCGTATGTTCGCTTCTGCAAAGCAGGCTATCGAAACTCTCCGTGGCGAAACCAAGGCTATCGACCAGGATCTTCCTCCGTTCGTAATCGCAGCTAACGGCCAGCCTGTTGGCACCATCAACGACGGCGACTCCGTGGTGTTCTTCAACTTCCGTGGCGACCGCGCTATCGAAATCACCCGCGCCTTCGAAGAAGAATCCTTCAATGAATTTGACCGCGTCCGCTTCCCCAAGGTTTGCTACGCCGGCATGCTCCAGTACGATGGCGACCTGAAGCTCCCCAACCGCTTCCTGGTTCCTCCTCCGGCAATCAAGGAAACCTCCGGCGAATGGTTCGCAGAAACTGGCGTTAAGCAGTTCGCCTGCTCCGAAACTCAGAAGTACGGTCACGTGACTTACTTCTGGAATGGTAACCGTTCCAGCAAGTTCGACGGCGAAACCTACCTGGAAATCGAATCCGACGTTGTCCCGTTCGAACAGCGCCCCTGGATGAAGGCTGCAGAAGTTACCGACGCCATGATCGAAGCTATCAAGAGTGGCAAGTACCAGACTCTCCGCTGCAACTACCCCAACGGCGACATGGTGGGCCACACTGGTTCCTTCCGTGCAGCTACCATGGCTATCGAAGCTGTGGACATCGGCCTCGCTCGTCTCCTCCCGGTGATCGACGCAGCCGGCGGTGTTGCTCTCATTACCGCTGACCACGGTAACGCCGACGAAATGTACGAAATCGACAAGAAGACCGGCATGCCCAAGGTGAACAAGGATGGTTCCTTCAAGGCCAAGACCAGCCACACCTTGAACAAGGTTCCCTGCATTCTGTACGATAACGTTACCGGCGGCAAGCTTGGTCTCAAGGAAGGCAACTGGGGTCTGTCCAACTTGGCAGCAACCACCGCCAACCTCATGGGCTTCGAAAAGCACGAAGCCTGGGACGACTCTATGCTTATTGTTAAGTAG
- a CDS encoding murein hydrolase activator EnvC, whose translation MRFLVLLLCFLVGVGFAAPNGKAAPAKPAAKSAPAKPAASKPSAGKPAASKSAAPKAVTKKTDAQISEQKNALKKLESDLAKKRQELALLETEEKGVLNTISLLDQNLNQTRTYISELSKSENMLESAIVQLEADIDSLDQKIEERKEAMKKRIRTLYVNGRANEAKVLYNLLTQEGNPDRQVYWVHRILNQDQQEVETLQQLVYERDEKKQQSTDHLADLKKMRDKKAAEEKGLVSQMSGQERMLKSLKQDQNMQRRALKEFEQNQKTMLALIKKLEERRKKEIEAAKKAEAERKAKEKAGKSKGKKPEKKDTKTVSKPKVVVAESVKGPKCRPLKGDVISNYGLQEHPVLHIMTRNLGVEIRGKRGEMVKAASAGTVVMVSEIDGRGPSVIIEHQGGTYSVYGHMKSIRVQEGKEVRNCEEIGEVGDVASLNGIKLYFQVSEGTQTVDPLQWLKQ comes from the coding sequence ATGCGTTTTTTGGTCTTGCTGTTGTGCTTTCTGGTGGGTGTAGGCTTTGCCGCTCCCAATGGAAAGGCTGCGCCTGCAAAACCTGCTGCGAAATCTGCGCCTGCAAAACCTGCGGCTTCAAAACCTTCGGCCGGTAAGCCGGCCGCCTCAAAGTCTGCGGCTCCTAAGGCGGTCACCAAAAAAACAGACGCCCAGATCAGCGAACAGAAAAACGCACTTAAGAAACTGGAGTCCGACCTGGCCAAGAAACGTCAGGAACTGGCTCTCCTTGAAACCGAAGAGAAGGGCGTGCTGAACACGATTTCTCTTCTGGACCAGAACTTGAACCAGACTCGAACTTACATCAGCGAACTTTCCAAGAGCGAGAACATGCTGGAAAGCGCCATTGTTCAGCTGGAGGCCGATATCGATTCCCTTGACCAGAAGATCGAGGAACGAAAGGAGGCCATGAAAAAGAGAATTAGAACTTTGTATGTAAATGGACGCGCTAACGAGGCGAAGGTCCTTTATAATCTTCTGACTCAGGAAGGCAACCCTGATCGACAGGTGTACTGGGTACATCGAATTTTGAATCAGGACCAGCAGGAAGTGGAAACCTTGCAGCAGCTGGTTTATGAACGTGATGAAAAGAAACAGCAGTCCACCGACCATCTGGCTGACTTGAAGAAAATGCGCGACAAGAAAGCTGCCGAAGAAAAGGGTCTCGTGAGCCAGATGTCTGGTCAGGAACGGATGTTGAAGTCCCTGAAGCAGGACCAGAATATGCAGCGCCGCGCCCTCAAGGAATTTGAGCAGAACCAGAAGACCATGCTGGCCTTGATCAAGAAGCTGGAAGAGCGCCGCAAGAAGGAAATCGAGGCGGCCAAGAAGGCCGAAGCCGAACGCAAGGCAAAGGAAAAGGCGGGCAAGTCTAAGGGCAAGAAGCCCGAGAAGAAGGATACGAAGACGGTGTCCAAGCCCAAGGTCGTGGTGGCCGAATCGGTAAAGGGACCTAAGTGCAGACCTTTGAAGGGTGACGTCATCAGTAATTATGGTCTCCAGGAACATCCGGTGCTTCATATCATGACTCGCAATTTGGGTGTAGAAATCCGTGGCAAGCGTGGCGAAATGGTGAAGGCTGCTTCTGCCGGTACCGTGGTCATGGTCTCCGAAATTGACGGTCGCGGCCCCTCCGTGATTATCGAACACCAGGGCGGAACCTATTCCGTGTATGGTCATATGAAGTCTATTCGCGTGCAAGAAGGCAAGGAAGTCCGAAATTGCGAAGAAATTGGCGAGGTGGGCGACGTTGCTTCCTTAAATGGAATTAAATTGTACTTTCAAGTTAGCGAAGGGACTCAGACCGTGGATCCCCTTCAGTGGTTAAAGCAGTAA
- a CDS encoding ABC transporter permease — protein MRQHRTVILPSLVTIFLCSLLLSASITVLGGVVRLMSTERNLYAIEAFLPESLSMDSIKVIQTRLQHTKHIDSVSFISADSALADFRNHFSGEMLDLVEGNPIPPFFRVTLDEASQNPADLVTLRNALAQEEFFEEVQAPVEWVEKFAAWKFKLVFWPVCISVLLLVTLSLIICNSVRLSLFSRQLLVENMKYAGGSYFFIEFPFVLQGVIQGLVGSGLAVILLMTLVNSVTQAFPIVWTYLDGLGLVLALVVLLVTALSGYFSFRTVRRFLMVKRNEQE, from the coding sequence ATGAGGCAACACCGTACGGTGATCTTGCCTTCGTTGGTCACAATCTTTCTCTGTTCCCTATTGCTTTCGGCTTCCATCACCGTTTTGGGTGGTGTTGTGCGTCTGATGTCTACGGAGCGGAACCTGTATGCAATCGAGGCTTTCCTGCCCGAATCCCTTTCGATGGATTCCATAAAAGTTATACAGACCCGCCTGCAGCATACCAAGCATATCGATTCCGTTTCCTTTATCAGTGCCGATTCCGCCCTGGCGGATTTCCGCAACCATTTCTCGGGTGAGATGCTGGACCTTGTGGAAGGGAACCCCATTCCTCCGTTTTTCAGGGTGACCCTGGATGAGGCTAGCCAGAATCCTGCCGACCTGGTGACTTTGCGGAATGCCCTGGCCCAGGAAGAATTTTTCGAGGAAGTCCAGGCGCCTGTGGAATGGGTTGAAAAATTTGCGGCCTGGAAATTCAAACTGGTTTTCTGGCCCGTCTGTATTAGCGTGTTGCTGCTGGTGACGCTGTCGCTGATCATCTGTAATTCCGTTCGCCTTTCGCTGTTCTCTCGCCAGCTGCTGGTAGAGAACATGAAGTACGCCGGCGGAAGCTATTTCTTTATCGAGTTCCCCTTTGTGCTGCAGGGCGTGATTCAGGGCCTTGTGGGTAGCGGTCTTGCGGTGATCCTCTTGATGACGCTGGTCAATTCCGTGACGCAGGCTTTCCCGATTGTCTGGACTTACCTGGATGGGCTGGGTCTTGTCTTGGCGCTGGTGGTCTTGCTGGTGACGGCCCTGTCGGGTTATTTCAGCTTTAGGACTGTTCGCCGGTTCCTGATGGTCAAGCGTAACGAACAGGAATAG
- a CDS encoding UbiA-like polyprenyltransferase, with the protein MLNKILEFGHLVRLSHSLFAMPFALGSMWVAANGFRDMSWQETARIVVLIVLCMVTARNSAMSFNRIADADIDAKNPRTAKRHLPDGRLSKKSVIAFLAVNGVLFVLFAALLQPLAGLLALPVWLLLLSYSYWKRFSWLCHWFLGFAIGMSPLGAWIAIRGEFALFPIFLLMILMLWMGGFDIIYATQDEEIDRQMGLHSVPARFGRKRSLQIAFWSHMAMLALCVAFGFIWQMGVAWWAVTALMAAAVFYIHLFRKSDDLDAMNRDFFLANVTISVLVMVGLFVWILMGGDVNVLY; encoded by the coding sequence ATGTTAAATAAGATTCTTGAATTCGGTCACCTGGTTCGTTTGAGTCATTCGCTGTTCGCCATGCCTTTTGCGCTGGGATCCATGTGGGTGGCTGCAAATGGTTTCCGTGATATGAGTTGGCAGGAGACTGCCCGCATCGTGGTGCTTATTGTGCTTTGCATGGTAACGGCCCGTAACAGCGCCATGAGTTTTAACCGCATTGCCGATGCAGATATCGATGCCAAGAATCCTCGCACGGCCAAGCGCCACCTGCCCGATGGACGCTTGAGCAAGAAATCGGTGATTGCCTTTTTGGCGGTAAACGGCGTTCTGTTCGTTCTGTTTGCGGCGCTGTTGCAGCCTCTGGCCGGTTTGTTGGCCTTGCCTGTGTGGCTATTGCTGTTGTCCTATTCCTACTGGAAACGCTTTAGCTGGCTTTGCCATTGGTTCTTGGGATTTGCCATCGGCATGAGCCCCCTGGGTGCCTGGATTGCTATCCGAGGCGAATTCGCGCTGTTCCCCATTTTCTTGCTGATGATTCTGATGCTCTGGATGGGGGGCTTCGACATTATCTACGCCACACAGGATGAAGAGATTGACCGCCAGATGGGATTGCATTCCGTGCCGGCAAGATTTGGCCGTAAGCGTTCCTTGCAGATTGCCTTCTGGAGTCATATGGCCATGCTTGCCCTTTGTGTGGCTTTCGGCTTTATTTGGCAGATGGGTGTAGCCTGGTGGGCTGTAACGGCCCTGATGGCTGCCGCGGTATTTTATATTCACTTGTTTAGAAAGTCTGACGATCTGGATGCGATGAACCGTGATTTCTTCTTGGCCAATGTCACCATCAGTGTGTTGGTCATGGTGGGTCTCTTCGTCTGGATTTTAATGGGAGGCGATGTCAATGTCCTTTATTAG
- a CDS encoding AAA family ATPase, which produces MIEYILNGPASQERARIRLMSALRENRFPQSILIDGPAGIGKKALAMKLSQALQCSNPDERPCGHCFGCRMAMDSGDTNSWVIPLDSKEAHSKSGADVSAGSTAKTVEDIKKGYIEEIQKNPYRVDLFGPASFISVDLIRSMTGGFAMKGDRVRVVIIAEADRMNEAASNAFLKTLEDVPPDTYFILTTSSREKMLQTIRSRCLALHLLPLTDAEVRSECARVSAGEVSEEEQDEDSFSEGVEIPDDVVGLAVGSPGKALYYAKRSKTWCKLAAEFVRKSLLQDYTDLFMTLKDAELDEAYEANRFLEVLSFLIADLIRLVAGAALRLPETTANVGIENFPRVDATALELSLVAVQETMSRIESRRVTASMCLQNLALKLFEGYK; this is translated from the coding sequence ATGATTGAATATATTCTAAATGGCCCCGCCTCCCAGGAACGTGCAAGGATCCGGCTGATGTCGGCTCTCCGTGAGAATCGTTTCCCGCAGTCAATCCTGATTGACGGTCCTGCCGGTATCGGCAAGAAGGCTCTGGCCATGAAGCTTTCTCAGGCTCTGCAGTGCTCTAACCCTGACGAACGCCCTTGCGGCCACTGCTTTGGCTGCCGTATGGCGATGGACAGCGGCGATACCAATAGCTGGGTTATTCCCCTGGATTCCAAGGAAGCCCACTCCAAGAGCGGTGCCGACGTTTCCGCCGGCAGTACCGCCAAGACTGTAGAAGATATTAAGAAGGGCTACATCGAGGAAATCCAGAAGAACCCTTACCGCGTAGACCTTTTTGGCCCTGCCTCCTTTATTTCGGTGGACCTGATCCGTTCCATGACCGGTGGATTCGCCATGAAGGGTGACCGCGTCCGTGTGGTGATCATTGCCGAGGCTGACCGCATGAACGAGGCGGCCAGCAACGCCTTCCTGAAGACTTTGGAAGACGTTCCCCCCGATACCTATTTCATCTTGACCACGTCTTCCCGCGAGAAGATGCTGCAGACCATCCGTTCCCGTTGCCTGGCCCTGCACCTGCTGCCCCTGACCGATGCCGAGGTCCGCAGCGAATGTGCCCGGGTTTCTGCCGGCGAGGTTTCCGAAGAGGAACAGGATGAGGATAGCTTTAGCGAAGGTGTTGAAATTCCCGACGATGTGGTGGGCCTGGCTGTAGGCTCTCCGGGCAAGGCTCTCTACTATGCCAAGCGGAGCAAGACTTGGTGCAAGCTTGCCGCCGAATTCGTCCGCAAGTCCCTGTTGCAGGACTACACCGACCTTTTTATGACTTTGAAGGATGCCGAACTGGATGAGGCCTACGAGGCCAACCGATTCCTCGAAGTTCTTTCCTTCCTGATTGCGGACCTGATCCGCCTGGTGGCTGGTGCGGCTTTGCGCTTGCCCGAGACCACGGCTAACGTGGGTATCGAGAACTTCCCGCGGGTAGATGCCACCGCCCTTGAACTTTCACTGGTTGCAGTCCAGGAGACCATGTCCCGCATCGAGTCCCGCCGCGTGACCGCCTCCATGTGTCTGCAGAATCTGGCCCTTAAACTTTTCGAGGGCTATAAATGA